The following proteins are co-located in the Streptomyces bottropensis ATCC 25435 genome:
- the hutH gene encoding histidine ammonia-lyase, with protein MDTVVLGTSGVTAADVLAVARADARIELSDEAVAALAAAREIVDALAAKPEPVYGVSTGFGALATRHISPELRARLQRNIVRSHAAGMGPRVEREVVRALMFLRLKTVCSGRTGVRPEVAQTMADVLNAGITPVVHEYGSLGCSGDLAPLSHCALTLMGEGDAEGPDGVVRPAGELLAEHGIAPVELREKEGLALLNGTDGMLGMLVMALADLEKLYTSADITAAISLEALLGTDRVLAPELHAIRPHPGQAASAANMLAVLKDSGLTGHHQDDAPRVQDAYSVRCAPQVAGAGRDTVAYARLVAERELAAAVDNPVVLPDGRVESNGNFHGAPVAYVLDFLAIAVADLASIAERRTDRLLDKNRSHGLPPFLADDAGVDSGLMIAQYTQAALVSELKRLAVPASADSIPSSAMQEDHVSMGWAAARKLRTAVDNLTRVLAVELYAGTRGVELREGLVAAPATRAVVEALRGAGVEGPGADRFLAPDLALADAFVRDGRLVMAAESVTGVLA; from the coding sequence GTGGACACGGTGGTCCTCGGGACGTCCGGGGTCACCGCGGCCGACGTCCTCGCCGTGGCGCGCGCCGACGCCCGGATCGAGCTCTCCGACGAGGCGGTGGCCGCGCTCGCGGCGGCCCGCGAGATCGTGGACGCGCTGGCGGCCAAGCCGGAGCCCGTCTACGGGGTCTCCACCGGCTTCGGCGCCCTCGCGACCCGGCACATCAGCCCCGAACTGCGGGCCCGACTCCAACGCAACATCGTCCGCTCGCACGCCGCCGGCATGGGGCCGAGGGTGGAGCGCGAGGTCGTCCGCGCGCTGATGTTCCTGCGCCTGAAGACCGTCTGCTCCGGCCGCACCGGCGTCCGGCCCGAGGTCGCGCAGACCATGGCCGACGTCCTCAACGCAGGCATCACCCCCGTCGTCCACGAGTACGGCTCCCTCGGCTGCTCCGGGGACCTGGCCCCGCTGTCCCACTGCGCGCTCACCCTGATGGGCGAGGGCGACGCCGAGGGCCCGGACGGGGTCGTACGGCCGGCCGGCGAGCTGCTCGCCGAGCACGGCATCGCGCCCGTCGAGCTGCGCGAGAAGGAGGGGCTGGCCCTCCTCAACGGCACCGACGGCATGCTCGGCATGCTCGTCATGGCACTGGCCGATCTGGAGAAGCTGTACACGTCGGCGGACATCACCGCCGCGATCTCCCTGGAGGCCCTGCTCGGCACGGACCGGGTCCTCGCCCCCGAACTGCACGCCATCCGCCCGCACCCCGGGCAGGCGGCCTCCGCGGCCAACATGCTCGCCGTGCTGAAGGATTCGGGGCTCACCGGGCACCACCAGGACGACGCGCCCCGCGTGCAGGACGCGTACTCGGTGCGGTGCGCTCCCCAGGTGGCCGGGGCCGGGCGGGACACCGTCGCGTACGCGCGGCTCGTCGCCGAGCGGGAGCTGGCGGCGGCGGTCGACAACCCCGTCGTCCTGCCGGACGGGAGGGTCGAGTCCAACGGCAACTTCCATGGCGCGCCCGTCGCCTACGTCCTCGACTTCCTCGCCATCGCCGTGGCGGACCTCGCCTCGATCGCGGAGCGGCGCACCGACCGGCTGCTCGACAAGAACCGCTCGCACGGGCTGCCGCCGTTCCTCGCGGACGACGCCGGGGTCGACTCCGGGCTGATGATCGCGCAGTACACGCAGGCGGCGCTGGTGAGTGAGCTGAAGCGGCTCGCCGTGCCGGCCTCCGCGGACTCGATCCCGTCCTCCGCGATGCAGGAGGACCATGTGTCGATGGGCTGGGCGGCGGCGCGGAAGCTGCGGACCGCCGTCGACAACCTGACGCGGGTGCTGGCCGTGGAGTTGTACGCCGGGACGCGGGGGGTGGAGCTGCGGGAGGGGCTGGTGGCCGCGCCGGCCACCCGGGCCGTGGTGGAGGCTCTGCGGGGAGCCGGGGTCGAGGGGCCGGGGGCGGATCGTTTCCTCGCGCCTGATCTGGCGTTGGCCGACGCGTTCGTGCGGGACGGGCGGTTGGTGATGGCCGCGGAGTCCGTGACCGGGGTGCTCGCCTGA
- a CDS encoding L,D-transpeptidase, whose protein sequence is MEKRVMTNSKRRRGLTVASALLGGVLVLSACSGGDGDKASGGDGGDSSQSKVDEAAAEKTSEADIKIMPKDGSDNASINNSAKVTVSKGTLTEVKMTTSDGTAVEGEISADKKSWAPSAQLERSTGYKITAAAEDSEGRKAHENAAFTTVSPANSFIGNFTPEDGSTVGVGMPVSINFDKAITDKAAVQKGITVSSSSGQEVVGHWFNANRIDFRPEEYWKGGSTVTLKLALDGVEGADGVYGVQQKTVTFKIGRNQVSIVDAKTKTMKITRDGKVVKTIPISAGSPENKTYQGQMVISEQFKETRMNGATVGFTDDDGKGEYDIKDVPHAQRLTTSGTFIHGNYWGADSVFGNVNTSHGCVGLNDTKGANDPDTEGAWFYDNSIIGDVVDIRNTGDKTVAPDNGLNGWNMNWADWKAGSAV, encoded by the coding sequence ATGGAGAAGCGTGTGATGACGAACAGTAAGCGGCGCAGGGGCCTGACGGTCGCGTCCGCACTGCTCGGCGGGGTGCTGGTGCTCTCTGCGTGCAGCGGGGGCGACGGCGACAAGGCGTCCGGGGGTGACGGCGGGGACTCCTCGCAGTCCAAGGTCGACGAGGCGGCGGCGGAGAAGACCTCCGAGGCCGACATCAAGATCATGCCGAAGGACGGCTCGGACAACGCCTCCATCAACAACTCGGCCAAGGTCACCGTGAGCAAGGGCACGCTCACCGAGGTGAAGATGACCACCTCCGACGGCACCGCCGTCGAGGGCGAGATATCCGCGGACAAGAAGAGCTGGGCGCCGAGCGCTCAGCTGGAGCGGTCCACCGGCTACAAGATCACCGCTGCCGCCGAGGACTCCGAGGGGCGCAAGGCCCACGAGAACGCGGCGTTCACCACGGTCTCGCCCGCCAACAGCTTCATCGGCAACTTCACGCCCGAGGACGGCTCGACCGTCGGCGTCGGTATGCCGGTCTCGATCAACTTCGACAAGGCGATCACCGACAAGGCCGCCGTGCAGAAGGGGATCACCGTCTCCAGCAGCTCCGGCCAGGAGGTCGTCGGGCACTGGTTCAACGCCAACCGCATCGACTTCCGGCCCGAGGAGTACTGGAAGGGCGGCTCCACCGTCACCCTGAAGCTCGCGCTCGACGGTGTGGAGGGTGCCGACGGTGTCTACGGTGTGCAGCAGAAGACCGTGACCTTCAAGATCGGCCGTAATCAGGTCTCCATCGTCGACGCCAAGACCAAGACGATGAAGATCACGCGGGACGGCAAGGTCGTCAAGACCATCCCCATCTCCGCCGGTTCGCCCGAGAACAAGACGTACCAGGGTCAGATGGTGATCTCCGAGCAGTTCAAGGAGACCCGGATGAACGGCGCGACGGTCGGGTTCACCGACGACGACGGCAAGGGCGAGTACGACATCAAGGACGTCCCCCACGCTCAGCGTCTGACGACCTCGGGCACCTTCATCCACGGCAACTACTGGGGTGCCGACTCCGTCTTCGGCAACGTCAACACCAGTCACGGCTGCGTCGGTCTGAACGACACCAAGGGTGCCAACGACCCCGACACCGAGGGCGCCTGGTTCTACGACAACTCCATCATCGGTGACGTCGTGGACATCCGGAACACCGGAGACAAGACGGTCGCCCCGGACAACGGCCTCAACGGCTGGAACATGAACTGGGCCGACTGGAAGGCCGGTTCGGCCGTCTGA
- a CDS encoding ABC transporter permease, translated as MFFTYLRRELRRRRKAALVVASGLALGIALVIVVSSVSSGMEKAQGKVLESLYGLGTDMTVTKAAAAADENGGQRPRFEFDAQDDDSDENQSSDLVRVQGFQTLASSTVTEVGEQAGVAQAVGGLSLQVIKVDGQFRRGQFQQDEGTGGQQPGGPGAGGQNGGGTGRVEGGGAQFDVDNYSVYGTDVTEPDLGPLTSSKITSGRTFTTSETDAEVVVADRSYAKEKELKVGDSVTVNSVKYKVIGIATPDSGDAAADLYMPLKQAQTLSDSKDKVTTIYVRASDSQRIDGVKAAIQKNIDGTTVTTSADLADTVSGSLSTASDLASDVGKWLSIAVLVAAFLVAGLLTSSAVSRRVREFGTLKALGWKSGRVTRQVVGEAVVNGLVGGALGIALGLGGAYVVTAISPTLQAEIGAAGGGFGGSGAGAPGGGGFPGAGGPGGGRQTASDALDVALTAPVSVTTIGVAVGLAVAGGLIAGAFGGWRASRLRPADALRRVE; from the coding sequence ATGTTCTTCACCTACCTGAGGCGCGAACTGCGCCGCCGCAGAAAGGCGGCGCTCGTCGTCGCCTCCGGGCTCGCCCTGGGCATCGCACTGGTCATCGTGGTCAGTTCCGTGTCCTCGGGCATGGAGAAGGCGCAGGGCAAGGTTCTCGAATCCCTGTACGGCCTGGGCACGGACATGACCGTCACCAAGGCCGCCGCCGCGGCGGACGAGAACGGCGGCCAGCGCCCGCGATTCGAGTTCGACGCCCAGGACGACGACTCCGACGAGAACCAGAGCAGTGACCTCGTCCGGGTGCAGGGCTTCCAGACGCTGGCGAGTTCGACCGTCACCGAGGTCGGCGAACAGGCGGGTGTCGCGCAGGCCGTCGGCGGTCTCAGCCTCCAGGTCATCAAGGTCGACGGGCAGTTCCGGCGCGGCCAGTTCCAGCAGGACGAGGGCACCGGGGGCCAGCAGCCCGGCGGCCCCGGCGCCGGTGGCCAGAACGGCGGCGGCACAGGCCGGGTCGAGGGCGGCGGCGCCCAGTTCGACGTCGACAACTACTCCGTCTACGGCACGGACGTCACCGAGCCCGACCTGGGCCCCCTGACCTCCTCGAAGATCACCAGCGGTCGTACGTTCACGACGTCCGAGACCGACGCCGAGGTCGTCGTCGCGGACAGGTCGTACGCCAAGGAGAAGGAGCTGAAGGTCGGTGACAGCGTCACCGTCAACAGCGTCAAGTACAAGGTCATCGGCATCGCGACGCCCGACAGCGGGGACGCGGCGGCCGACCTCTACATGCCGCTGAAGCAGGCGCAGACGCTCAGCGACTCCAAGGACAAGGTCACCACGATCTACGTCAGGGCGAGCGACTCGCAGCGGATCGACGGCGTGAAGGCGGCCATCCAGAAGAACATCGACGGGACGACCGTCACCACCTCCGCCGACCTCGCCGACACGGTCTCCGGATCGCTGTCGACGGCCTCGGACCTCGCCTCCGACGTCGGCAAGTGGCTGTCGATCGCGGTGCTCGTGGCCGCGTTCCTGGTGGCCGGGCTGCTCACCTCGTCGGCCGTGTCGCGGCGGGTGCGGGAGTTCGGCACGCTCAAGGCGCTGGGATGGAAGTCGGGGCGTGTGACCCGGCAGGTCGTCGGTGAGGCCGTCGTCAACGGACTGGTGGGCGGTGCGCTCGGTATCGCGCTCGGGCTCGGCGGGGCGTACGTCGTCACGGCGATCAGTCCGACGCTGCAGGCGGAGATCGGGGCGGCGGGCGGTGGTTTCGGCGGATCCGGTGCCGGCGCGCCCGGCGGAGGCGGCTTCCCCGGCGCGGGCGGGCCCGGCGGAGGGCGGCAGACGGCTTCCGACGCGCTGGACGTGGCCCTCACGGCACCCGTCAGCGTCACGACCATCGGCGTCGCGGTGGGGCTCGCCGTCGCCGGCGGGCTGATCGCGGGGGCGTTCGGCGGGTGGCGGGCCTCGCGGCTGCGGCCGGCGGACGCGCTGCGGCGCGTGGAGTAG
- a CDS encoding enoyl-CoA hydratase/isomerase family protein, with protein sequence MGDGAAVERAAGLEGEEERRFGEFVVVRRHGFVAELALDRPKAMNAVSTDMARSVTAACGALAADRDVRVVVVTSTHERAFCVGADLKERNSFSDADLLRQRPVARGAYTGVLELPMPTIAAVHGFALGGGFELALSCDLIVADRTAVVGLPEVSVGVIPGGGGTQLLPRRVGAARAAELIFTARRLEAGEARDLGLVDQLVEEGRDRSEALALAARIAANSPVGLRAAKRALRLGHGLDLRAGLEVEDAAWRSVAFSGDRAEGVAAFNEKRKPDWPGE encoded by the coding sequence ATGGGTGACGGTGCGGCAGTGGAGCGGGCGGCAGGGCTGGAGGGCGAGGAGGAGCGGCGGTTCGGGGAGTTCGTCGTGGTGCGGCGGCACGGGTTCGTCGCCGAGCTGGCCCTCGACCGGCCCAAGGCCATGAACGCCGTGTCGACCGACATGGCCCGCTCCGTCACGGCGGCGTGCGGGGCGCTGGCCGCCGACCGGGACGTACGCGTGGTCGTGGTGACGTCGACGCACGAGCGGGCGTTCTGTGTGGGGGCCGATCTGAAGGAGCGGAACTCGTTCAGTGACGCCGATCTGCTGCGGCAGCGGCCCGTCGCGCGGGGGGCGTACACCGGCGTACTGGAGTTGCCGATGCCCACGATCGCCGCCGTGCACGGCTTCGCGCTGGGCGGCGGCTTCGAACTCGCCCTGTCCTGCGACCTGATCGTGGCCGACCGTACGGCGGTCGTGGGGCTGCCCGAGGTGTCGGTGGGGGTGATCCCGGGCGGTGGCGGTACGCAGTTGCTGCCGCGCCGGGTGGGGGCCGCGCGGGCGGCGGAGCTGATCTTCACCGCGCGTCGGCTGGAGGCCGGGGAGGCGCGGGACCTGGGCCTCGTCGATCAGCTGGTGGAGGAGGGGCGGGACCGGTCGGAGGCCTTGGCGCTGGCCGCGCGGATCGCCGCGAACTCGCCGGTCGGCCTGCGCGCGGCCAAGCGGGCGCTGCGGCTCGGGCACGGGCTGGATCTGCGGGCCGGCCTGGAGGTCGAGGACGCGGCCTGGCGCTCGGTGGCGTTCTCGGGGGACCGGGCGGAGGGCGTGGCCGCCTTCAACGAGAAGCGGAAGCCGGACTGGCCGGGGGAGTGA
- a CDS encoding biotin--[acetyl-CoA-carboxylase] ligase: MTIPPGAQGDPSSGPGEPRSARWSDLGRPPLNSASLRRALVRDGGLWSSLDVVPVIDSTNTDLAGRADRLAEGAVLVAEEQRAGRGRLDRIWTAPARSGLFFSVLLKPGEVPVERWGWLPLLTGVAVATGLSRAAGIDTALKWPNDLLVTVDGQERKAGGILAERAGADGVVIGIGINVSLREDELPVPAAGSLLLAGAVTTDRDPLLRAALRALEEWYGRWRAAGGDPSVSGLQETYAAGCATLGRKVRAELPGDRSVVGEAVAVDGDGRLVLATEAGVQEPVGAGDIVHLRPV; the protein is encoded by the coding sequence ATGACGATCCCACCAGGTGCACAAGGAGACCCGTCCAGCGGACCGGGTGAGCCGAGGTCGGCCCGTTGGTCCGACCTCGGCCGGCCGCCCCTCAACTCCGCCTCCCTGCGCCGGGCGCTGGTCCGGGACGGCGGGCTGTGGAGTTCCCTGGACGTGGTGCCCGTCATCGACTCCACCAACACCGACCTCGCCGGGCGCGCCGACCGCCTCGCCGAGGGTGCCGTGCTCGTCGCGGAGGAGCAGCGGGCGGGCCGCGGACGCCTGGACCGCATCTGGACCGCCCCCGCGCGCTCCGGCCTGTTCTTCTCCGTCCTCCTCAAGCCGGGCGAGGTGCCCGTCGAGCGTTGGGGATGGCTGCCGCTGCTCACCGGCGTCGCCGTCGCGACCGGACTGTCCCGGGCCGCCGGGATCGACACGGCACTCAAATGGCCCAACGACCTGCTGGTGACCGTGGACGGTCAGGAGCGCAAGGCCGGCGGCATCCTCGCGGAGCGGGCCGGGGCGGACGGCGTGGTGATCGGGATCGGCATCAACGTCAGCCTGCGGGAGGACGAACTGCCGGTGCCCGCCGCCGGCTCCCTGTTGCTCGCCGGAGCCGTGACCACGGACCGCGATCCGCTGCTGCGGGCCGCGCTGCGGGCGCTGGAGGAGTGGTACGGGCGGTGGCGGGCCGCCGGCGGCGACCCCTCGGTGAGCGGACTCCAGGAGACCTACGCCGCCGGGTGCGCGACCTTGGGGCGCAAGGTGCGTGCCGAGCTGCCCGGGGACCGGTCGGTCGTGGGGGAGGCCGTGGCGGTGGACGGGGACGGCAGGCTGGTGCTCGCCACGGAGGCCGGGGTGCAGGAGCCGGTGGGAGCGGGGGACATCGTGCATCTGCGGCCCGTGTGA
- a CDS encoding adenylate/guanylate cyclase domain-containing protein, translated as MSVEDTGSGTDADDRAEPPPLSASLERSQPHDVDAAEEDPLALRLEGLILGAERRYTPFQAARSAGVSMELASRFWRAMGFADIGQAKALTEADVLALRRLAGLVEAGLLSEAMAVQVARSTGQTTARLAEWQIDSFLEGLTEPPEPGMTRTEVTYPLIELLLPELEEFLVYVWRRQLAAATGRVVQAADDEEMVDRRLAVCFADLVGFTRLTRRMEEEELGELVEAFETTAADLVAANGGRLIKTLGDEVLYATDDAGVAAEIALRLIETMANDATMPELRVGMAFGTVTTRMGDVFGSTVNLASRLTSIAPKDAVLVDGAFAEELTRTGEAPASEAEAAEAAAAAEKEGEEPPTYRFALQPMWQRPVRGLGVVQPWLLTRRPGQV; from the coding sequence GTGAGCGTCGAGGACACGGGCTCCGGCACGGACGCGGATGACCGCGCGGAGCCGCCCCCGCTCTCGGCTTCGCTCGAGCGGTCACAACCCCATGACGTGGACGCCGCCGAGGAGGACCCGCTGGCGCTGCGCCTCGAAGGGCTGATCCTCGGGGCCGAGCGCCGGTACACCCCCTTCCAGGCGGCACGCAGCGCGGGCGTCTCCATGGAGTTGGCGTCCCGTTTCTGGCGGGCCATGGGCTTCGCGGACATCGGCCAGGCCAAGGCGCTGACCGAGGCGGACGTCCTCGCGCTGCGGCGGCTCGCCGGTCTCGTGGAGGCGGGGCTGCTGAGTGAGGCCATGGCGGTGCAGGTGGCCCGGTCGACCGGGCAGACCACCGCGCGGCTCGCCGAGTGGCAGATCGACTCCTTCCTGGAGGGGCTGACCGAGCCGCCGGAGCCGGGGATGACCCGGACCGAGGTGACGTATCCGCTGATCGAGCTGTTGCTGCCCGAGCTGGAGGAGTTCCTCGTCTACGTCTGGCGGCGTCAGCTCGCCGCCGCCACCGGGCGGGTCGTCCAGGCCGCGGACGACGAGGAGATGGTCGACCGGCGCCTCGCGGTCTGCTTCGCCGACCTCGTCGGGTTCACGCGGCTGACCCGCCGGATGGAGGAGGAGGAACTCGGCGAACTGGTCGAGGCCTTCGAGACCACGGCGGCGGACCTCGTGGCGGCGAACGGCGGGCGGCTCATCAAGACCCTGGGCGACGAGGTCCTGTACGCCACGGACGACGCGGGCGTCGCCGCCGAGATCGCGCTGCGCCTCATCGAGACCATGGCCAACGACGCGACCATGCCGGAGCTGCGTGTCGGCATGGCCTTCGGCACGGTGACGACACGGATGGGCGACGTCTTCGGGTCGACCGTGAACCTCGCCAGCCGGCTCACCTCGATAGCGCCGAAGGACGCGGTCCTCGTCGACGGAGCCTTCGCCGAGGAGCTGACCCGCACGGGCGAGGCCCCCGCCTCCGAGGCCGAGGCCGCCGAAGCCGCGGCCGCCGCGGAGAAGGAGGGCGAGGAACCGCCGACGTACCGCTTCGCGCTCCAGCCGATGTGGCAGCGCCCGGTGCGTGGCCTGGGAGTCGTCCAGCCGTGGCTGCTCACGCGGAGGCCGGGGCAGGTCTGA
- a CDS encoding acyl-CoA carboxylase subunit beta — translation MSEPEAPASIDIHTTAGKLADLQRRIDEATHAGSERAVEKQHAKGKLTARERIELLLDEDSFVEFDEFARHRSTDFGMERSRPYGDGVVTGYGTVEGRPVAVFSQDFTVLGGSLGEVFGQKIMKVMDFALKTGCPVIGINDSGGARIQEGVMALGMYGEIFRRNTHASGVIPQISLVVGPCAGGAVYSPAITDFTVMVDRTSHMFITGPDVIKTVTGEDVGFEELGGARTHNATSGVAHHMAGDEKDAIDYVRQLLSYLPSNNLSEPPVFPEQADLAVTGEDLELDTLVPDSANQPYDMHTVIEHVLDDAEFFETQALFAPNILTGFGRVEGHPVGIVANQPMRFAGCLDIDASEKAARFVRTCDAFNVPVLTFVDVPGFLPGVGQEHEGIIRRGAKLIYAYAEATVPLITVITRKAFGGAYDVMGSKHLGADLNLAWPTAQIAVMGAQGAVNILHRRTIAAAPEAEREDVRARLIQEYEDTLLNPYTAAERGYVDAVITPSETRRHLIRGLRQLRTKRESLPPKKHGNIPL, via the coding sequence ATGTCCGAGCCGGAAGCGCCAGCAAGCATCGACATCCACACGACCGCGGGGAAGCTCGCGGACCTGCAGCGTCGTATCGACGAGGCGACGCACGCCGGCTCCGAGCGCGCGGTGGAGAAGCAGCACGCGAAGGGCAAACTGACGGCCCGTGAGCGCATCGAACTGCTCCTGGACGAGGACTCCTTCGTGGAGTTCGACGAGTTCGCCCGGCACCGCTCCACCGATTTCGGGATGGAACGAAGCCGCCCCTACGGCGATGGTGTCGTCACCGGCTACGGCACGGTCGAGGGCCGTCCGGTGGCCGTGTTCTCGCAGGACTTCACGGTGCTGGGCGGGTCTCTGGGCGAGGTGTTCGGCCAGAAGATCATGAAGGTGATGGACTTCGCGCTGAAGACCGGCTGTCCGGTCATCGGTATCAACGACTCCGGCGGCGCCCGCATCCAGGAAGGGGTGATGGCGCTGGGCATGTACGGCGAGATCTTCCGCCGCAACACCCACGCCTCCGGCGTCATCCCGCAGATCTCCCTGGTGGTCGGCCCGTGCGCGGGCGGCGCGGTGTACTCGCCCGCGATCACCGACTTCACCGTCATGGTCGACCGGACCTCGCACATGTTCATCACCGGCCCCGACGTCATCAAGACCGTCACCGGCGAGGACGTCGGTTTCGAGGAGCTGGGCGGCGCCCGCACCCACAACGCCACCTCCGGCGTGGCCCATCACATGGCGGGCGACGAGAAGGACGCCATCGACTACGTCCGGCAGCTGCTGTCCTACCTGCCCTCCAACAACCTCAGCGAGCCCCCGGTCTTCCCCGAGCAGGCCGACCTCGCCGTCACCGGCGAGGACCTGGAGCTGGACACACTCGTCCCCGACAGCGCCAACCAGCCCTACGACATGCACACCGTCATCGAACACGTCCTGGACGACGCCGAGTTCTTCGAGACCCAGGCACTGTTCGCCCCCAACATCCTCACCGGCTTCGGCCGCGTCGAGGGCCACCCCGTCGGGATCGTCGCCAACCAGCCGATGCGGTTCGCCGGCTGCCTGGACATCGACGCCTCCGAGAAGGCCGCCCGTTTCGTGCGCACCTGCGACGCCTTCAACGTCCCCGTCCTGACCTTCGTCGACGTCCCCGGCTTCCTGCCCGGCGTGGGCCAGGAACACGAGGGGATCATCCGCCGCGGCGCCAAACTCATCTACGCCTACGCCGAGGCCACCGTCCCCCTCATCACCGTCATCACCCGCAAGGCCTTCGGCGGCGCCTACGACGTCATGGGCTCCAAACACCTCGGCGCCGACCTCAACCTCGCCTGGCCCACCGCCCAGATCGCCGTCATGGGCGCCCAGGGCGCGGTCAACATCCTGCACCGCCGCACCATCGCCGCCGCCCCCGAGGCCGAACGCGAAGACGTCCGCGCCCGCCTCATCCAGGAGTACGAGGACACCCTCCTCAACCCCTACACCGCGGCCGAACGCGGCTACGTCGACGCCGTGATCACCCCCTCCGAAACCCGCCGCCACCTCATCCGCGGCCTGCGCCAACTGCGCACCAAACGCGAGAGTCTCCCCCCG
- a CDS encoding ABC transporter ATP-binding protein has protein sequence MYVLTGVTKRYARGKDTVTALDGVDLTIADGDRLVIQGPTGGGKSTLLQMLGGLDKPSDGSVELDGTDLARLSEAKLTRVRGENIGFVFQSFNLIPTLTAQENVETALVPLGVRAKERRERAAEALGSVGLGERLGHLPAELSGGQQQRVAIARALVKRPKVLLADEPTGNLDESTRDEIMEVLETLWKEHGLTFIMVTHDSTLARKAPRVATIRKGRITVKENAGA, from the coding sequence ATGTACGTACTGACCGGCGTCACCAAGCGCTACGCGCGCGGCAAGGACACCGTCACCGCCCTCGACGGGGTCGATCTCACCATCGCCGACGGGGACCGGCTGGTCATCCAGGGGCCCACCGGGGGCGGGAAGTCCACGCTGTTGCAGATGCTCGGGGGGCTGGACAAGCCCTCCGATGGGAGCGTCGAACTGGACGGGACCGATCTGGCGAGGCTGTCGGAGGCGAAGCTCACGAGGGTGCGCGGCGAGAACATCGGGTTCGTCTTCCAGAGCTTCAACCTGATCCCGACGCTGACCGCGCAGGAGAACGTGGAGACGGCCCTCGTGCCGCTCGGGGTCAGGGCGAAGGAGCGGCGGGAGCGGGCCGCGGAGGCGCTTGGGTCGGTGGGGCTCGGCGAGCGGCTCGGACATCTGCCGGCCGAGCTGTCGGGCGGCCAGCAGCAACGCGTCGCGATCGCCCGCGCGCTGGTGAAGCGGCCGAAGGTGCTGCTCGCGGACGAGCCCACCGGCAACCTCGACGAGTCCACGCGCGACGAGATCATGGAGGTCCTGGAGACGCTGTGGAAGGAGCACGGCCTCACGTTCATCATGGTCACCCATGACTCGACGCTGGCGAGGAAAGCCCCTCGGGTCGCGACCATCCGCAAGGGGCGCATCACGGTGAAGGAGAACGCCGGGGCGTGA
- a CDS encoding GGDEF domain-containing protein, which produces MGEDRRLRAVVALARGMAGARTSPETWWAAADGSCRALSGSFAALSVWERDRGLLRVLVNVGNRAADEEEFPEDETYPVHEFPEIAEFLHERWLEGGEPNAWVETAAGPVGGRRPGGYCHQRVAALRRRGRGCCVVAPVVMNGRAWGELYVARPAGEPVFNGGDAAFATVLASVVAAGLAQSERLEEARRLAFTDPLTGLGNRRAVDLRLDEAMEAHRRDGTVISLVVCDLNGLKKVNDSHGHAMGDQLLERFGSVLSRCAAELPRVLVARLGGDEFCLLAVGPSADEVVRVAGDLCVRARELEPGDGVACGVASTGDPIGPLRSARRLFRLADAAQYRAKAAGSVEPVVAGREGDGDEDPVVSLADRPPAPVDPAHPGDRRRIRGRRSS; this is translated from the coding sequence ATGGGAGAGGACAGGCGGCTGAGGGCCGTGGTGGCGTTGGCGCGTGGGATGGCTGGGGCGCGTACGTCGCCGGAGACGTGGTGGGCGGCCGCCGACGGGTCGTGCCGGGCCCTGTCGGGCAGCTTTGCCGCGCTGTCCGTGTGGGAGCGGGATCGTGGGCTGCTGCGGGTGCTCGTGAACGTGGGGAACCGGGCGGCGGACGAGGAGGAGTTTCCCGAGGACGAGACGTATCCGGTGCACGAGTTCCCGGAGATCGCGGAGTTCCTGCATGAGCGCTGGCTGGAGGGCGGTGAGCCCAACGCCTGGGTGGAGACGGCCGCCGGGCCGGTCGGGGGGCGGCGCCCCGGCGGCTACTGCCACCAGCGGGTCGCCGCCCTGCGCCGTCGCGGCCGGGGCTGCTGCGTGGTGGCGCCCGTCGTGATGAACGGCCGGGCCTGGGGCGAGCTGTATGTGGCCCGGCCCGCCGGGGAGCCCGTGTTCAACGGCGGCGACGCGGCCTTCGCGACCGTGCTGGCCTCGGTCGTGGCCGCGGGACTCGCGCAGTCCGAGCGGCTGGAGGAGGCCCGGCGCCTCGCCTTCACCGACCCCCTCACCGGACTCGGCAACCGGCGCGCGGTCGATCTCCGTCTCGACGAGGCGATGGAGGCGCACCGGCGCGACGGCACGGTGATCAGCCTCGTCGTCTGCGACCTCAACGGCCTGAAGAAGGTCAACGACTCCCACGGGCACGCGATGGGGGACCAGCTGCTGGAGCGGTTCGGATCCGTGCTGTCGCGCTGCGCGGCGGAGCTGCCCCGGGTGCTGGTGGCGCGGCTCGGCGGGGACGAGTTCTGCCTGCTGGCGGTGGGGCCGTCGGCGGACGAGGTGGTACGGGTCGCCGGTGACCTCTGTGTACGGGCGCGGGAGCTGGAGCCGGGCGACGGGGTCGCCTGCGGTGTCGCGTCCACCGGCGATCCGATCGGGCCGTTGCGCTCGGCCCGGCGGCTGTTCCGGCTGGCCGACGCGGCGCAGTACCGGGCCAAGGCCGCCGGTTCCGTGGAGCCGGTCGTCGCGGGGCGGGAGGGGGACGGCGACGAGGATCCGGTGGTCAGTCTCGCGGACCGCCCGCCCGCGCCCGTCGATCCCGCGCACCCGGGGGACCGGCGCCGCATTCGAGGGCGCCGGTCCTCCTAG